From Pleurocapsa sp. PCC 7319:
ATCACTCGTAAGCTAAATGAGGGAGATGTTTACGTAGGTAAAGTAACTAGAATCATCGATATCGGTGCTTTTGTGGAAATTCTGCCAGGGAAGGAAGGTATGATCCATATTTCCCAATTAGCTGAAGGCAGAGTAGGTAAAGTGGATGATGAAGTAGCAGTAGGAGACGAAATTGTGGTCAAAATACGTGGTTTTGACCAAAAAAATCGCCTCAATTTAACTAGACTAGGTATTCATCCCGACGAAGCAGCTGAAGCTAGAGCAGCGGCTATGTAATCGAACAATGGAGTAGGGGAAGCAATAAGAAAATTATTAACTATTAATTATTAATTAGGGCTTCACCCTTTCTAAGACAATGGTATAGCCTTAACCTTTTTAGTTGCTAAAACTCTAATTTTCACTACCAGTTCGTTCTGCATCGATTCAGTATTTCCACCTAAAGTGGTTTGGGGTTTTGCCATCACATCGACTGCCCCAGCTTTCATGACTTCATAGATATTATCTACATCTGACTTTTGCACTGCATTACTAAGTACCAAAATAGGTGTGGGATGATGAGCCATTACCTGCTTAGTAAATTCCAATCCGTCCATCTGGGGCATCTGTAAATCGGTGCAAATCACATCAGGATTTAACTGCGCAACTAAACTTAGTCCCTGTTTACCATCCTTAGCTTTGCCAATTACTTCAATATGGGGGGAAGAATTGAGCATTTTTTCATATATGTTGATTGCCACATCGGAATCTTCGACTAATAAAACTTTGATTTTGGCCATGATATTTTACCGTGATTAACTTGTATAAGATTTACTCTGGAGATTTTGCCTAGGCTAAAGGTATAGCCGTAACCTTTTTCGTAGCTAGGACCCTAATTTTGACGATCAGTTCGTTCTGCATAGATTCAGAATTACCACCCAAAGCAGTTTGAGGTTTAGCCATTACATCGACTGCACCAGCTTTCATTACTTCATAAATATTCTCGACATCGTTTTTTTGCACGCTGTTACTTAAAACCAGAATTGGTGTGGGGTAATGGGCCATAATTTGTTTAGTAAATTCCAAACCATCCATTTCTGGCATCTGTAAATCAGTGCAAATTACATCGGGATGCAACTGAAAAACTAAATCTAACCCTTGTTTCCCATTCTTGGCTTTGCCAATTACTTCAATATGGGGAGAAGAATTGAGCATTTTTTCATATATGTTGATTGCCACATCGGAATCTTCGACGAGTAAAACTTTGATTTTAGCCATGATATTTACCAATTAAATTTGTGATTAAATTTGTGATTTTTTTACTGAATTAATCAGAATTTATTCTGAGAGGTTTTCCTCCAGCCATCGCCGTCCCGTAACACTTGACAGCAGAAAAAATAGATCGTTGCTGTTTTAAATTCATATTTATCCTTGGCTAATTAATTGTTTGAGAGTTTGGAATAAAACTTGTTGCTCAAAATCACCTTTGGTTAAATAGGCATTTGCTCCCACTTCTTTACCACGACGTTTATCTTCTGGTGAGGCTAAAGTGGTGATCAACACAATCGGTAATTGGTTATATTTGCTGTTTTGACGAATAGTGGCAGTCATTTCAAAGCCATTCATGCCAGGCATTTCTACATCAGACAGCACAATATCAAAATTCTGCTCTTGAACTTTTTGTAAACCTTCCAGACCATTTTCAGCCAAGGTAACATCATAGCCAGCTCCTTTAAGGAGACGCTGCATTTGAGTCCGAATAATGACTGAATCTTCAACTAACAGCAGTTTGTTTTTGGTTGCTTTTGATTTCGCTGGAAGGGAAACGTCCTGCCAACTACCATTTCTCAGAGAATGCAGCAGGTCGGGGGGATTGAGAATCATACAGACTTCCCCGCTGCCCAAAATGGTTGCACCAGCAATGTTAGGAATACGTTTGAGTAATTTACTTTGAGGTTTGAAGACAATATCCTGTCTATCTACAAAAGCATCGACAATCAAGCCCAAAAAATCGTTGTCAAGGCTTAAAACTACGCACAATAATTTGTCAGTTGCTCTAGTTGTTTGAGCCTGGTTGCCAGTAGGCAATTGTAATAAACTTCCTAATTGAACTATGGAAATCGGCCGCTCTTCAAAATTAATTACTTCACTATCTTTGATTGTATAAATATCACTTCTGGAGATCGCCAACATATTGGCAATGTACTCGACTGGAATAGCGTAGAAATTATCAGAAACCCCTACAATTAATACCCGAGTAATAGCAAGGCTAGTACCTAAACGAACCTGAAATTTACAGCCATTACCAGGAGTAGAAGCAACTTGAATTGAACCCTTAAGCCGTTCTACATTAGCTCTTACTACATCCAAACCGACCCCTCTACCAGAAAGTTCGGTAATTTCAGTACGAGTAGAAAAACCCGAAGCAAAGATCAAAGATTGAATCTCAGAGCTACTCATGACAGCCAATTCCGCCTCGGTACTCATGTTACGTCTAATTGCCGTCTTTTTGATACTTTCGAGATTTAGTCCCCGTCCATCGTCACTAATTTCAATACCAATACTATTTCCAAGCTGATAACCTCGAAGAATAATAGTTGCTTGCTGGGGTTTATCTTGACTAATCCGTTCTTCCGGC
This genomic window contains:
- a CDS encoding response regulator, which produces MAKIKVLLVEDSDVAINIYEKMLNSSPHIEVIGKAKDGKQGLSLVAQLNPDVICTDLQMPQMDGLEFTKQVMAHHPTPILVLSNAVQKSDVDNIYEVMKAGAVDVMAKPQTTLGGNTESMQNELVVKIRVLATKKVKAIPLS
- a CDS encoding response regulator, coding for MAKIKVLLVEDSDVAINIYEKMLNSSPHIEVIGKAKNGKQGLDLVFQLHPDVICTDLQMPEMDGLEFTKQIMAHYPTPILVLSNSVQKNDVENIYEVMKAGAVDVMAKPQTALGGNSESMQNELIVKIRVLATKKVTAIPLA